A single window of Sphingobacterium sp. ML3W DNA harbors:
- a CDS encoding GNAT family N-acetyltransferase: MNIRNSTTSDIAAIFQVYEQASAYKLQVGNKGWKGFELSQIQKEIGENRHYVILEGEAIACTFLLTFNDDVLWKEAANDSSIYIHRIATNPLFRGNSYVTKIVLWAKEYAATTNKKYIRLDTHSGNEKINNYYSNCGFTFKGVTMVEWTAELPEHYKEGSFSLFEIAL, translated from the coding sequence ATGAATATAAGGAATAGTACGACTAGCGATATTGCGGCAATCTTTCAAGTTTACGAACAAGCCTCAGCTTATAAATTGCAAGTGGGCAATAAAGGTTGGAAGGGTTTTGAATTATCCCAGATACAAAAGGAGATTGGAGAAAATAGACATTATGTTATTTTAGAGGGGGAAGCTATAGCCTGTACATTTTTACTCACATTCAATGATGATGTCTTATGGAAGGAAGCTGCGAACGATTCCTCAATCTATATTCACAGAATAGCTACAAACCCACTTTTTAGGGGAAATTCGTATGTAACAAAAATCGTTTTATGGGCTAAAGAATATGCGGCTACAACTAATAAAAAATATATCAGACTTGATACGCATAGTGGAAATGAAAAAATAAACAATTATTACAGCAATTGTGGCTTTACTTTTAAAGGGGTGACTATGGTAGAATGGACGGCTGAATTACCAGAACATTACAAAGAGGGATCTTTTAGCTTATTTGAGATTGCATTATAG
- a CDS encoding DUF5916 domain-containing protein, whose amino-acid sequence MKYYCLLSALILHSLCQAQEERKEVVSLDSAYKRGYHITKIANQQPRIDGKLDEDIWNNVGEWSEKFSQVIPFERAHTDSWTRMKIFYDDQNVYVGVYCKDKHPETMNSFIGNRDDNTNGDLISIAFDTYHDYRVASEFNINLGGNKTDLTVTDKLSVNLSWNTVWEGRTHINLADSSWTAELRIPFSQLRYNQKSSDGIWGLHVRRIIRRNNEVQNWSLIPIKNNGHVFSFGEMSGMTDLPKPRGIEFLPYTMSKFVRDPKIPNSPFQKGSKWQATGGLDAKFALNDFTLDMTINPDYGQVELDPSVMNLSAYEIFYDEKRPFFLEGKHILEFDNNEDGMMFYSRRIGAMPTYRPNAIDNLNSYSSTANPIPILGAMKLTGTNRNGVTVGFLESVTAETSSKVMRNGQSDREVTEPLTNYTVARVQKNWDGNTLLGGMVTSVNRKLGERHLEEIMVDNAFTAGVDFTQYFAKRLYYVDAKGMFSTLHGSSDAILHTKMNATHYYQRESGANYLNLDPNKNNLQGTGGYVKIGKKGNAQWNFAQTFSWSSPGFDLNNVGYLRQSDYKFNESEITFRKTDPWGPFRFAGINLTQKNMWNYGGKAINNDIALRWRSLSTKHRIEMDVKETFNWNTIDSRQLRGGPDLRYNSNIETNVVLNSDRAKRVVYKLDYNGRHYLGQETGYNTINPSMIFRLGNHVRLTGQLNYAWNQDNLQYVSTASPEVHPTDPATYIMGRMKQQTYGITLNMQLNLTPDISIQYYGSPFTSVAKYDRFKQAENTDSRVYKDRFTEFTTDEISYNAGLYQVNKGGTQLSFNDPNFSFNEFRSNLVARWEYLPGSTLYLVWEHNRSNRDDIYQTGWGNNLDRMFGLPASNTFMMKFNYWLNM is encoded by the coding sequence ATGAAATACTATTGTTTACTGTCTGCTCTGATACTACATTCTTTATGTCAAGCACAGGAGGAAAGAAAAGAAGTAGTTTCTTTGGATAGCGCTTATAAAAGAGGGTATCATATTACAAAAATTGCCAATCAACAACCACGTATAGATGGTAAATTGGATGAGGATATATGGAATAATGTTGGCGAGTGGTCTGAGAAATTTTCTCAAGTTATTCCTTTCGAACGTGCACATACAGATTCATGGACGCGCATGAAGATATTTTATGACGATCAAAATGTGTATGTAGGTGTTTATTGTAAAGACAAACATCCTGAGACGATGAATTCTTTTATTGGCAATCGAGACGATAATACTAATGGAGATCTTATTAGCATTGCTTTCGATACTTACCATGATTATCGAGTTGCTTCAGAATTTAATATAAACCTCGGTGGAAACAAGACCGATCTTACCGTTACAGATAAACTCTCTGTCAATTTAAGTTGGAATACGGTGTGGGAGGGACGTACACATATTAACTTAGCAGATTCAAGTTGGACTGCCGAATTGCGAATTCCCTTTAGTCAATTGCGTTATAATCAGAAAAGTTCTGATGGTATCTGGGGTTTGCATGTCAGACGTATTATTCGTAGAAATAATGAAGTTCAGAACTGGAGCCTTATTCCAATCAAGAATAATGGGCATGTGTTTTCATTCGGTGAGATGAGCGGCATGACCGATTTGCCAAAACCAAGGGGAATAGAGTTTTTACCTTATACCATGAGCAAGTTTGTTAGAGATCCAAAGATTCCGAACAGTCCTTTTCAGAAAGGTAGCAAATGGCAGGCAACGGGGGGATTAGATGCAAAATTCGCGCTGAATGATTTCACCTTGGATATGACTATCAATCCAGACTATGGTCAGGTGGAGCTTGACCCATCAGTTATGAATCTGTCTGCATATGAGATTTTCTATGACGAGAAAAGACCCTTTTTCCTAGAAGGGAAACATATTTTGGAATTTGACAATAATGAGGATGGGATGATGTTTTATTCGCGCAGAATAGGTGCCATGCCCACCTACCGACCAAATGCTATTGACAATCTCAATAGTTATTCGAGCACAGCCAATCCTATCCCTATCCTAGGAGCTATGAAACTGACAGGTACAAATAGAAATGGGGTCACCGTTGGTTTCTTGGAGAGTGTTACAGCTGAAACGAGCTCAAAAGTGATGCGTAATGGTCAATCGGATAGAGAAGTGACAGAACCTCTTACCAATTATACAGTGGCTCGTGTGCAGAAAAATTGGGATGGTAATACTTTACTTGGTGGTATGGTGACCTCGGTTAATAGGAAGCTAGGGGAGAGGCATCTAGAAGAAATTATGGTAGACAATGCTTTTACTGCAGGAGTAGATTTTACGCAGTATTTCGCTAAAAGACTCTATTATGTCGATGCTAAGGGAATGTTTAGTACCCTACATGGCTCATCTGATGCAATTTTGCATACCAAGATGAATGCAACGCACTATTATCAACGTGAATCAGGGGCGAATTATTTGAACTTAGATCCCAATAAAAATAATTTACAAGGTACTGGTGGTTATGTTAAAATAGGAAAGAAAGGAAATGCACAATGGAATTTTGCACAAACTTTTAGTTGGTCATCACCAGGGTTTGACCTCAATAACGTCGGATATCTTCGTCAATCAGATTATAAATTTAATGAATCAGAGATTACATTTCGAAAAACGGATCCTTGGGGCCCCTTTCGTTTTGCAGGAATTAATTTGACGCAAAAAAATATGTGGAACTATGGTGGAAAGGCAATCAATAATGATATTGCACTTAGGTGGAGAAGCTTAAGTACCAAGCATCGAATAGAGATGGATGTCAAAGAAACATTCAACTGGAATACGATTGATAGCCGCCAGTTGAGAGGTGGACCAGATTTGCGCTATAATTCGAATATTGAGACAAATGTCGTCTTGAATTCGGATAGAGCTAAGCGGGTTGTTTATAAATTGGATTATAATGGAAGACATTATTTGGGACAAGAAACGGGATATAATACGATAAACCCCAGTATGATTTTCCGACTGGGTAATCATGTTCGCCTTACAGGTCAGCTCAATTACGCCTGGAATCAAGACAATCTGCAATATGTCAGCACTGCCTCTCCAGAAGTCCACCCAACTGATCCAGCAACTTATATCATGGGGCGGATGAAACAGCAAACCTATGGTATCACATTGAATATGCAACTCAATCTAACTCCCGATATTTCTATTCAATATTATGGTTCTCCTTTTACATCGGTTGCCAAATATGACCGATTTAAGCAAGCTGAAAATACAGATTCACGCGTATACAAAGATCGCTTTACCGAATTTACAACGGATGAAATCAGTTACAATGCTGGTCTTTATCAAGTCAATAAAGGTGGAACTCAACTGTCGTTTAATGATCCGAACTTTAGTTTTAATGAGTTTCGTTCCAACTTGGTGGCGCGATGGGAGTATCTTCCGGGTTCAACTTTATATCTTGTTTGGGAACATAATCGGTCCAATCGTGACGATATTTACCAAACCGGCTGGGGAAACAACCTAGACCGTATGTTTGGCCTACCCGCAAGCAACACATTTATGATGAAGTTCAATTACTGGCTCAATATGTAA
- a CDS encoding MFS transporter, which produces MSINKENKWIIPVMAFSAGTIVANVYYSQPILRNIAETLGKSESAVGKISVLAQLGYGLGMFFLLPLGDKLNRKKLILCICLTLIVMLLTLANTTNYSLLLILSFVIGVCSTPAQIILPMSAALGKENRGKNVGIVFSGILCGILGSRLLSGLLTDLWGWQSVFISSALLVSISSLLLFFVLPEVPSKFKGTYLGLLKSTITLIGKYKILRQASLLGAFTFGVFCSFWTTLTFHLSDAPFNFPASTIGLFGLIAIGGALVAPYFGKMADKGQVFKNLYLTVGMLFLSILVMWFFPHSIWVLIIAIFFLDIGVQATQITNFTRIYSLDEEAHSRLNTVYMTTYFIGAGTGTFFGLLSWTFGGWNLALSQMLIWSTAALFVVWLSSKNKL; this is translated from the coding sequence ATGTCAATAAATAAAGAGAATAAATGGATCATTCCTGTTATGGCTTTTTCAGCAGGAACCATAGTTGCCAATGTGTATTATAGCCAGCCCATTCTTAGGAATATAGCTGAAACCTTGGGGAAATCTGAAAGTGCTGTTGGTAAAATTTCTGTGCTGGCACAATTGGGATATGGTCTGGGTATGTTTTTTCTACTGCCTTTAGGTGATAAGTTAAATAGAAAAAAATTAATTTTATGTATTTGTCTTACCCTTATAGTGATGCTTTTAACGCTCGCTAATACCACAAATTACAGCCTCTTGCTTATCCTTAGTTTTGTAATTGGCGTATGTTCTACACCTGCACAGATTATCCTACCGATGTCCGCAGCCCTAGGTAAAGAAAATCGAGGTAAAAATGTCGGTATCGTATTTAGCGGAATCCTGTGTGGTATCTTAGGTTCACGGTTATTGAGTGGTTTATTGACAGACTTATGGGGTTGGCAGAGTGTGTTTATCAGTTCGGCGTTGCTTGTTTCAATAAGCAGTCTATTGTTGTTTTTTGTTTTACCGGAAGTACCCAGCAAATTTAAAGGTACTTATCTTGGGTTACTTAAATCTACAATCACATTAATAGGTAAATATAAAATCCTCAGACAAGCATCTTTACTTGGGGCCTTCACTTTTGGAGTGTTCTGTTCTTTTTGGACAACTTTAACTTTCCACCTTAGTGATGCTCCTTTTAATTTTCCAGCCTCTACAATCGGCCTTTTTGGTCTAATTGCCATAGGAGGGGCTTTAGTGGCTCCATACTTCGGAAAAATGGCCGATAAAGGTCAAGTGTTTAAAAACCTTTACCTCACAGTGGGTATGTTATTTTTAAGTATTTTGGTCATGTGGTTTTTCCCACATTCCATATGGGTTTTGATTATTGCTATCTTTTTTTTGGATATTGGCGTTCAGGCAACTCAGATCACAAATTTCACACGTATCTATTCTCTGGATGAGGAGGCGCATAGTCGGTTAAATACCGTATATATGACCACCTATTTTATTGGTGCAGGCACCGGAACATTCTTTGGTCTATTAAGCTGGACATTTGGAGGATGGAATCTAGCGCTCTCACAGATGCTTATCTGGAGCACTGCGGCTTTATTTGTTGTCTGGTTATCCAGTAAGAATAAACTTTAG